The following proteins come from a genomic window of Candidatus Protochlamydia phocaeensis:
- the gltX gene encoding glutamate--tRNA ligase, which yields MSVRVRIAPSPTGDPHVGTAYMALFNMIFARHHKGQFILRIEDTDRTRSRPEYEENIYKALKWATIQWDEGPDVGGPYGPYRQSERFDIYKQYAEELLHKGKAYKCFCTQQDLDEMRELAAKQGGRQGYDRRCRHLTPAEIEEREKAGLPYVIRLKVPISGECVYEDAIKGRMTFPWADIDDQVLLKSDGFPTYHLANVVDDHLMKISHVIRGDEWMSSTPKHILLYESFGWTPPTFMHMPLLLGRDGKKLSKRKNPTSIFFYRDSGYLPEAFVNFLTLMGYSMTGDREIYSFDEIVQEFDYKRIGVSGAVFDVQKLDWINQQYLIKNIPVDQLWNRMKEWSFNDEFMQRLMPLCHSRIKTFGDFMDLFNFLFINHIKYQDDLFAVKDLSKEQVCYLIQGIIWRLDELENWGSSGMNQASRDVAEIFGVNHKKIIMPILFASLMGKTQGPPLFDSVGLLGKDRTRARLLAAIEYLGGISNKRLSLLKKAWEERNAQALMVKE from the coding sequence ATGTCAGTCCGTGTTCGCATCGCTCCTTCTCCAACGGGCGACCCCCATGTTGGAACAGCCTATATGGCCTTGTTTAACATGATTTTTGCCCGCCACCATAAAGGCCAATTTATTCTGCGCATCGAAGATACAGACCGGACGCGCAGCCGTCCGGAATACGAGGAAAATATCTACAAGGCTCTTAAATGGGCAACCATTCAGTGGGATGAAGGCCCAGATGTTGGCGGGCCCTATGGACCCTATCGTCAATCTGAACGCTTTGATATCTACAAGCAATATGCAGAAGAACTCCTGCATAAGGGAAAGGCTTACAAATGCTTTTGCACTCAGCAAGACCTTGATGAAATGCGCGAACTTGCAGCAAAGCAAGGCGGTCGCCAAGGCTATGACAGGCGTTGCCGCCATTTGACTCCCGCCGAAATAGAAGAACGCGAAAAGGCAGGCCTTCCCTATGTTATTCGCCTCAAAGTTCCTATAAGCGGCGAATGCGTTTATGAAGATGCCATTAAAGGGCGAATGACATTCCCGTGGGCCGACATTGACGACCAAGTGCTTTTGAAATCGGACGGCTTTCCGACTTATCACTTGGCAAACGTAGTCGATGACCATTTAATGAAAATTTCCCATGTCATCCGCGGAGATGAATGGATGAGCTCGACTCCCAAGCATATTCTTTTGTACGAATCGTTTGGCTGGACTCCTCCTACTTTTATGCACATGCCCCTGCTTCTTGGACGCGATGGGAAAAAACTATCCAAGCGCAAAAACCCCACGTCCATTTTCTTCTATCGCGATAGCGGGTATCTGCCAGAAGCCTTTGTCAATTTTTTGACTTTAATGGGCTATAGCATGACAGGCGACCGCGAAATTTACAGCTTCGATGAAATCGTTCAAGAATTCGATTATAAGCGCATCGGGGTCTCGGGCGCTGTTTTTGACGTGCAGAAATTAGATTGGATCAATCAACAGTACTTAATTAAAAATATCCCTGTCGACCAGCTATGGAACCGCATGAAGGAATGGAGCTTTAATGACGAATTTATGCAAAGGCTGATGCCGCTTTGTCATTCGCGCATTAAGACGTTTGGCGATTTCATGGATTTATTTAACTTTCTTTTTATCAATCACATCAAATATCAAGACGATCTTTTTGCCGTCAAAGACTTATCTAAAGAGCAAGTCTGCTATCTCATCCAAGGCATTATCTGGCGTCTAGATGAACTGGAAAACTGGGGAAGTTCGGGAATGAACCAGGCGTCGCGTGACGTGGCGGAAATTTTCGGGGTCAACCATAAAAAGATCATTATGCCGATTTTATTTGCCAGCTTGATGGGAAAAACGCAAGGACCTCCTTTGTTTGATTCCGTTGGCTTGCTGGGTAAGGACCGCACAAGAGCGCGTCTGCTTGCAGCAATAGAATACTTGGGCGGAATTTCCAATAAGCGTCTCAGCCTCTTGAAAAAAGCATGGGAAGAGCGCAATGCTCAAGCCTTGATGGTTAAAGAATAG